From Melospiza melodia melodia isolate bMelMel2 chromosome 2, bMelMel2.pri, whole genome shotgun sequence:
GAAGCAGCCAATCAGACACCAGGGTTTAAATTCACTTGCTAAATGTAGGGTTTCATCCATTTGAGAGTTCCCCTCTTATAAAGGATATCTGCTTACAGATTATATATATGACTGTCCACTTTTGACACGCCTAAATCTTTCTGGAGTGGCTACTGGAGGTCACCCCCTGTGGCACCCCAGATGGCACAAAATACCTGTGTGACTGTAACAGGAACTTAGCTCAGTGGATACCCATATATAATCTCCTCTGCATCCTCAAAGAACTACCAATCTTAGACAAAGTTTTCTGAAAATCATCCCATGGAAGATGACAGTAGCCAGAGTGAGGCATTGAAGTCTCATATTTGGCTAAAAAGGAGGCAAAGTTTTGTCCTTGGTCATGTGACGCAACCTGTTGATATGTGGTCCTTTTCTGATTAGATTTTTCATTTTGGTGCCTTCATTGTCTCTTCCCAGAACTATATTGTTTTAATCTGCACATTGAGCAGAGTCTCACCCACCTTCATCTAAATATTGGACCTCAGATGTGCAGCCATCTCATTAAAACTAAAAAATACATATTGTGTCTAACCCTGAAGCCAGCAGGACTGCTTGTCTGGGCACTACTGACCTGAGCAAAGATTGCAGGATCAGACCTGCACTTCTCAGTTTCATTAGTAGGAATTACTCACATAAGCAGTCCTGGCAATATATTTCCAAGCTTGATTCATATTCACGTCAGTAGGACTCTTTTCTTTGACTTGAGAATAAAGGTTATTGTTCTTTTAGAAATTCCTGTGTAAGTTCTGCACAGGTCTCCTTTCTTTCATCATCCTGTGTCCCTAGGAGAGTTATAGTATAACACAATGTGGCCTGAAAGAAACTTTGGTCTTGGCAGGAGAGCTGAACCTCAGCATGAGTCCAGTAATTCTCAGAGTTAGAAATGGCAGCTCAGGTGTAGAACACCGCGCACTTAGCTCagtttcaaaaaaaacccaaaaaaccaaaaaaaaaaaaacaaaacaccaaaaaaaaaagcaccccCACACAACCAGCTACAAAGTGGCATAAGCTGGTAAGCTGGATACTCAACACATTCATCCTGAGATGAGACTATTCAGAAGAATGCATTTTAGTGGAAAAATCAAGATACTATTATTTCATCACTCAGAAATTACAAGGAAAAAATTAGATACCAATACTCTCAATAGTCTGCAAATTACAGACCATGTGAAAAAAGCAATATGCACAAAAAAGCAATAGACATATTATTCTAAATTCTCAGATAAGATTTTTGTCCCATAAATTACTACAAGCAGGCAAAACTCTACACTAGCTCCAAGCTACCCTAACTTATGTTTCAGTTCAGAGGACAGCATTATAAATGCTTATTCTCGATATATGGGAGACTGAAAAAACAAAATCACATTTAAAACGTACCCTATATTCTGTTACATATCTTAATATACTcctataatatatttttaaagcttATGTGTCCTAATCACGAATTATTTACCAATAACAAGGGACAAGGCAaatcccacaggtgcctggacccaCAGTAATCCTTTTGAAGGCAGGTAGACGATTTCAGCTGTGCTGTTGATATATGCTCCTCCAACCCAGGTGGCTGTAATCATGGAAGATAAGAGGTCAGAACTGAAAGACATATTTTCAACTAGCCCTGCAAAACATTCTGAGAACTTGTAAACATTTTTCTCATACAAATATTTCATCACACCTCTATTTCCTTTGCAAAGTTTTCTGCCATACAGAGATGTGCTGACTATTGGTAATAGTATTATAATCTCACTCTAAATTATTTTCCAGCTTCAAGAATGAATATTTGTGAGTGCATGGAAAAGCTCAATGTTTAAATACTTAGAGGCAATTTGAATATAGTAATTTTTAATTACCTTTTTTTCTCAGAGGAAGACTTTTGCTAGAGGAAACAGAATTGCCTTTGTGGAATTGCCCTCCTTCAAGAGCATCACTTACAGGGTCTTAGAAAATAGACGTTAGGGAAAACAAATGCCAACAGGCAACGCAGTCAGATAACAAACCTACAACAATGATTTAGGTGCCTTGGCCATGGAAATGCCACTGGGAGATGCCTTTACAAAACACAGGTCAGGGAAGCAAATTTCAGATTATGCCAGCCAGCAAAGAGAGAAAAGGGAATTGAGGGAAACTCTCTCTTTAAGAGAGAGACCAATGTTCACCATGAGTGACAATTTATTTCACACAGAACTGGACTTTTCTGTCGGTAAAATTCTTCTGTTATGTTGGATAACAGAAACTGGTTCACGATTAAGACCACAGTCCTCCTTAATGAAAAGTGTTGTATTCTTTTGTCACTCTTAAATTAAACTCTTAACTAAACTCTTAAACGAATCTCTTTAATTTAAGAGAATATACATAAACATTAGGTTCTGCTCAGTATGAAGAGGTTTGTAGGAATCCATCCCAAAATGATTCATGAAACCATACTCCTTTAAAGTCACACTTAGGCAAAATCTACCCTGACTTTAAAGGAGTTCAATTCCTTTGAAAGAAAAGTCACCCAGATCTATGCAATACATGTGTTttaagaagaattttaaaaagtctttTAAGAAAGCTTACCTGTTGCAGTAAACAATCCAATGAAAACATGTATATTCCTGCCTCCAACCATGGCCATCTCTGTTGGGTTCCTGTTCTGCTGATCCTTTCTGCTTTTCCAAGAAGCCCAAATTCCAGTAGCTAAAGTTAATGTAAAAAATACACTCAGAGATACTAAGCCTGGTATATTTAGAGCCATTTTCTGTTGCTCAGTTTAGGTTATATAGAAGAATAAGGATGTGATGATAATGTTCTTTGATTGAGTATACAATCAGAAAAAATCAGTGGAAATAGCGGTGCCTTGTAAAGGAACTGCTGGACTTTGCAACAAAAGAAGCAGTATGAAACAGAGTGATAACCCCAAAAGTCTGGAGAACCAGATGCAGGGTCTGTCTTTGGAAAAACACTGGCAATTCTGCAGCCTTCCCCCTTCTCCAGTAGACATCCAAGCTTATTTTTGTGAGGAGCAAAGATTAAGAGCACAGGGATTAGTGCTGATATGCCTAATGGAAAACTGATGTGAGGGGTACTACCAGATTGGCTTAAAGTAGGGGAAATGTTATATTTTGTCTGATATGAAATGGTATGAAGATGAAGATAATCCATATTTCTCTGGGTTCTAAGCACAAGGCTAAAGCAGAAGATAGGGCTAAGAATCTGTCTGTTTAAAATGGACTAGACTAAACTCTCAGCAGTGATCAAAATAAACCTAGGAAACAGTGAAAAAAGATTTACCATTGACCAATGAAAGGAGATACATGATGATACTCAAAGAAATGATTGGGAAGTGGTAACAAAGCAAGGTGGTGTTGGACTCTTCAATGAAGCTATAGGAATGATACAGACTTTTAAACTTTGTGAACCTCTCTGTTAACATGAATGATTCTAGGGAAAAACCTCATGTATGCATTATGGAATTAAGTTGGTTACATTTATTGTACATTTATTGTAGAGTTGCCACACTGATGTCCTTTCAGTTGCTCTGTCAATCTTTACCATCTGTCCCCATATGGCTCTTTATAACCAATTTGATGTAAAGTCTGCCTGTTTTAGGGTACAAATATGGCTTTCCTGGATACCTTTGTTCATCCGTGGAGTGGGTAGCTCATTTCCATGGTGAAATCTCAGATGTCTTCTTCTCGGATGCACTCTGAGTGAAAGGCCAAATCTTTAGGAAGGTTTTCTGCAgtgtgccagctcctgcagacagACAGGAGTGGCTGTGCACGGAAGTGACAGTGGCACAGGCTAAGCATACCCCGTTGGCAGGACGTGGTGGGAACACACTGGCACATAGGTGATGGCTGGGAGAAGAAAAGGGGAGAAGTGCAGGAGCTCTGTGTTGTCTGTGACACCTCTCTGTACAAGGGGTAATAAAGGTTTTGGTAAAATATGCAGTGATCTGGTGGGAAGACTCTATAATTAGTGTTTAAAAGAAGGGAAAATTAAAAGAGATGAAAAAGCCTGACAGCCAGATGATTACTTCACCTACCTTAGGAGAAATATTCctttatatttataataaaatgCTATTTTGACTGAGCAATGACTTTTAAATTTGACCCAattattttaaatacaaaaaGGGACACAGTGCATTTTAAAGGCACATTTTTTGGGCTGGTAATTAGAAACACTCCCTTCCACCTTAAATGAACCTGGTACAAGGTCCTAGAAACTGTAGTTCCATTGCCAGTGTTAGTGGAGCCATTTGTTCCTCTGGTTTGCCTTCCTTGCTCAAAATGGGTGTTCCACCAACTATTAAAACAGCGTACATATAGTAAGTCTTTTCTGTGAGCAAATGTTTTACAGCTTATTTGGTCAGCAGGAACAGGGAAGGGTTGAAGGTGCATGTGGCTGAGGGTGAATGCAGCCAGGTCTCAGCCTGCTCTGCAATCAGACACTTTTGGGAGGACAGACCTGACCTTGCTCCTTTCATGTGAGGGTCAACTAAATTCAACATGCCCAAAGAAAGATTTGAATTTGTTCTTTGACATCTGCAGAGAATGTATGGACTGACCCTGCTTTTTTCATCTCTtgggaaaaaatccaaaaaattgtCAGGCATAAAATTCTCCAGAGAAACTTAATTTAAAGATCCCAAGGGATGGAGGGCAGATGTGGTAGGACACAATGTAAATGAAAACATGACATGATGAGATGAAGGTGATTTAGAGAAAGAGGTTGTGTAAGGTAGTTCATCTGAATCTGGAGTGCTTTTGCTGATATACAGTGCAAGGGCTGTAAAAATACAATCTTATACCAAGAAGACCAGTTCCTCACTGAATCTCATATTGTACTCCTTTGCCATTACATGACTCTCAGCTAATGCatctattttaaagaaaaaaaaaaaaagaaatctcaccAATGAAGATATTTTTGAGGTGGGTTTCACTCCCTGCTCATGTTGGAGGGCTGCAGCTTTGGGTGCCAGTTGCTGTGCTGCTCACTTCAAGCTCCTGGAGTAACCCATGGGGACAAATCTTAGGGGGAATTGACTGACCTGTTTCTAGTCTTGTGAGGCAGGACAGAGTGAGGACATGTCTCAGACTGATGAACTCAGGGTTGCTTCTAAGAGCAATGTCACTGTACCCAGTAGATGTTTCAGAGCTTGATTTGAATGCTCACATGGAGGTGGCTGGTGCCACCCGAGGTGCTATAAAACCTTTGAGATGTCCACTTGGCCAAGCAGAGATTACAGTCCCTGCTGGAAACACCTTGCCTTCCTGAAATAGCAGCCAGGATATTCTGGTGTATCTCCGATGGTTCTGAGCTTGGGGGATACAAATcctttccagtacctgaagggaataCAGGAAAGCTGAGGAGTGACTTTTTACAAggacatgtagtgacaggacaaggagtaatgacTTTTAACTGAAAAAAGGTAGGTTTAGATTTcacaaagaaattctttactgtgagggtggtgagacactggcacaggttgcccagaggagttgtgggtgcctcatccctggaagtgctcaaggctgtGTTGGACAGGGATCTGAGCAACCCAgcgtggtggaaggtgtccctgcccatgtcatggggttggaactagatgattgtAAAGTCccttctaactcaaaccattctgtgactctacaATATTCAGCTGACCTCTTAACTCTTACACCTTATTAGTTGACATTGATGGAACAGACTCTGACATGGGTCGTTGATAAGAACAGAGGAAGTGAGGAGTGCTGTGTACAGTGAAGTTTTCCATGTATTCTAGAAATGATCTGCACTGTAGTGAGCACTTACAGCTTTGTTTAGTGTAAGCACTGTAGTGAGCTACTCAGCATTGCAGCTGAGGAAATAAAGATGGACAAAGCAGTGGCCCCTGTGGCTAAGACCATGCCTTTGCTTTTCCTCTCTGGGTAAAATGTGCTACATTATTGCTGATGGGATTTAGATGGCTCTCTGTGGCCCATGGGCTCAGGAGAAAAGGGATGCTTCCAGGTGAGAGGGGTCCTACAGGGAAGGGCATTTCTGAAGGGTGGCTGTCACTCCTCTGGAAAGGGACAAGCCCAAAGAGCTGGTGCTCTGTAGGGGGTTAAATAAGGCACTCTGAGAGTCTGgaaaggtttgtttgtttgtttttaaattcccTTTGGGATTTTTAAAGTTTGTTTGCACAGAAGAGTTCACCTGGGAGCAGAGGCACAGGACTGGGGCAGTAGAGCAGAGGCCATGGCACTCTGAGGTCTGCAAGGATCAACTTGTCACAGGTTTACTTTGCTCTGCAAGCCAAAAAAATCCAGAACAGTGCCGAGGCATCTAAGCCATTTGCATCAAAATGAACTGACAGTTCCTCTTGAGATGAGAGGGTATGAACTAGTCCGTGGTGTCCATCCCAGGTATTTGGATTGTGTCCTTGATCCTGACAGCTGAAACATGGGGCTGTTGGTCTCCAAACATTTACATTTTTCAGATGATGTCCTTGGTCTAAAGTTTTATTCCTGTCCCAAGTTAGTGTAATTGCAAGTGGCTGATCTCCTGCATGAGTTTCAAAGGCAGGACAGAGAGGGATAATTTGATGCAAACCCAACATATTCAAGTCCTTCAATCAGAGCCTGTGTAGTGTGATTGCACAGTGAATTAATATCAAAATGACACAAATACTTTTGTCTTTATGTCTGGGTAGTTTTTGACTATTAATTATTTTAAGTCGATAGATACagaaaaatagatagatagatagatagatagatagatagatagatagatagatagatagatagatagatagatagatagatagatgatgaATATAGAGAGTAGTTAGATATAGAAGAATACGTGTCTTAGTTTTACTAAGTTCTTCATGTacacattacaaaaaaaaaacctcttaagGACAAAATTGCTCTTTTCCTTTGCTAGGAGATTTCCCTGAGagaattattttcattttggaaaaaaacccaaaaccaataaTTTAAAATCTGTAGTAATCCTAATTCTGAACCATGATGTCTTCAGTCAGGCCAACTCCCTGTTTAAATCAAAGTTTTTATTATATTTAGTATTATGCAGACATTTTATTTTGAAGCCTTGCCCACCAGAAGAGTTTGGGTTTGCAGGTCTCCCTGCAGTGCTTGGCATGAGGAGCTGCCCCTGTTGCAGTgtgctggctggctcctggagaAGGCTCTGGTGTCGCTTCTGAGAGCACAGGTTTTGCTTCATGTAAAAGGTGGTCTGGGAGATCCAAAAAAGCATGAGCTGAAATAATTTAATCTAATTTTAGTCACATTTATGTATTTTCACTAAATGAATTTTTAGCATCCTTGTGTTTGCAAGAGACAGCTGTTTGCTTTGGTAAGTCACACCTTCATGTTGTTAGCTCCAGATGAGACTCTTGGATCTCTGGACATTTGTGCCTGGGTTCTTTGCTGCGCTTCAAATGGCACCACATGTTCCTGTCCATGGTGGACAACTGAACCTtgctcagcagggcagtgccTCCCACTTGCCCAAAGCATCTCTTTCAGTGTGGGCTGTGGGAAGGGTGCCTCTCCCCATGGCCTGTGTATCTTGATGCCTACCCTAGAAGAGACTTCTTCATGGTGATTCAAGTCAGATGATTTAACTCTGCTTTCTCTgttatcccatttatcttcctattggAGGTAGTTTGAGCTCACAAGTCCTTCAGACCACACAAATCAAGCCAGAAAATAAGTTCAGAATAGCAATATTTAATATTTACATATATCAATGAGGCCAGTGGTCACACAGTTGGCAGGACAGAGGATGTTCCCAGGAGCACACTGACATCCCCAGGGCAGGACAGCCTGGAACAAGCAgatggcagcagcacagtgcaCTTATTTTTCTATGCTGGAGGTGTGTCAGTGTGTATCTCTTCCTCTCCTGGTGCTAGCACAGCCAGAGTTGGCTTTATCCCAGAGGTGAGAGTAAGGGAGTCAAAACTAAGGGATGAGGAAGGGCAGGTATTTAGGGACTGTGAAGGGTTCATAGAGCCCCTGTGCTGATGAAGGGGCCTCTCTCCACCTGACTACATGCAAATATCCTTCTTTCTCACTGCCTCTTTAACTCTTTTCCTGGTTTGCTGTCAGCTGTATGTGGTTGCACTGTCCATGCTTCCCTGTTGGCAAAGAACATGAGCTTTTAAAGCCACCTGGCAGGTTTGGGTGCACCTAGTGATGGACTGCAAACTTCAGCAAGTCTTATGCTTTCTTCTTTACAGAAGTTGCATTTAAATTTTATAGGTTAAATTTCCTCCTTCTAGGGGTGAAACTACCGTCCACAGTGCATATGCTCCTCATCTAGGCAACTGgccttttcttctccattttATATAAAGGAGAATGTGAAGCATTTTGTATGTTGCATTAAAGGACAGCGCAAGCAGCCACATATGTCTGCAATAAATGTATTTAAAGAGCTTGTTCCCATGCTACAGCACAGAAATACAAACAACTTTGAGAAAACATAAATCAGAAGAAATAGGCTCCAAGTGCTTTAAATATATTCAGGTTTTCATAGCTGCCTACATGCATTCAGGATGGGTAAAGATTATTTCACAGTTTGGCTGACAGCTCCTGTCCAAGAAGGAAGTCACTGAAATGATGAGTTTTCTGAAACTTCCCAGTCATGGACATTAGCTCAACATCAAGGGCTTGCTCTTGAGTGATGATGAGGAATTATGCAGTTCCTGGTTGGTATTACAGTTGCTAAAAAACTAAAGCTGATGTAATCTGCTGCCTTCAGATTATATCTTCTATTTATTTCTAAGCTGCACATAATTACTACATTTATCTTTGTTGAATTAATTCCTTGATCCATGTGCTCTATTCTAGAGCAGCCCTACAGACCTGTGTGGAAGTTAGTGAAAATCTTAGGCAGTTTCATGAAGGCAAAATAGGTGGTGAGGTTCTTCTCCCTTTTGTTAAGCCAGACATTTCTAAACCCTTGCTGTAAACCCTGTTACCTCTGTTGACCCAAATGCTCCTCTAAGGCTGCCACAACTCTCAGATGTTCCTGAAGAGCCAATTTAAAAGTGCCCTGGGCTTTGGCAAGGGGATCTGGCTCCAGGGTGGCAGAAAGAGGCTGGAACCCATGTTCTTCAGTTCCTCTGCAGTGTCTCAAACACTGCTCGATATATTCTCTGCTCATCCTCATTCAAATCTGTGAGTGCCCCATTCGAAAATTAATAGGAGCAGACAGGTGAGCTCATGGTCAGATTTGGGGAACATGGGACATTATTTACATCAGCCAGGGAGTGCCTGCTTCATGCAGCTGATAAATGTGTACATTAGCAATAGCTCCATTTCCCACATACATGAGAGGGCAAGTGTTTATCTTTTATCTGAGGACTGTTGTGCTTTATACACAAGTACAGCAGTAAGGGCCAGACAGATTAATGTTTTTTGCCAGTACCTGAGGTTTAGCAGGTATGTTTAGAGAGATGAAAATGTAGAGTCTCAGACTGAAATTATCTACCCCTTTTCCACCTTGACTTCttcataaaaaaataattttgcccTGTGAAACATCTGAAcagtttttgttgtttgtgcCCCCATAAATAAAACAGTACAGTGCACTATCCTTATTGCATGTGAATCAGTATTTTGGGGCTTGTCTTGGCATTCCTTGTAGGTCATTCACATTCCAGAAATGTTTGTCTGAAAGGCAATGAATGAAAGATGATTAATTAATATTTCAGGGGATATCTGAATTACTGCAAATATCCTGTACAATGAAAAGAGGCAATGAAAAGGAAGCAATAGTGATAAATGAAATTTGAAAGATGTTTTCTTCCATTCAGTAAAATAACAACAATACTACATTTGACCAATTTTAAAAATCTCTACTTTTTGTCTCTCACTTACATGTGCTGGGGAGGGTCATTATACTTTATCAAAAAGGCTTCTTAAATAGCAATAAAGCCATGCAATGAGTATGTCAATATGTCATACTGCTGTTTAGAAATATCTGAGGATCAGGTTATCCCTGACTTTGATGTGAGAGACAGAAAGAGACTGTGCAAATGCATCTGTACAGCCCAGAGGAGCTTGTCCAGGGACTGTGCAGATTTCTCAGCTCATGTACCATCACCAGAGCTTGAAAAATAAAACTGGAAAGAATATAAAGCACCCTTTTACTGCATACCAACCTTTCTTCTCCTCATACATGTGCCACAAATGAAGCCAGTGAGTCCATTGATGACTTGAATGAAACAAAGAATAGCTTCAATCACACCAATGACCAGGAGAATAGAGAAAAGGACAATATTCCAAAGGATGATGTTTTCAGGTTGTTTGCAAATACTCCATGTTGTCTGGTTAAACAAATAATTGTCTCTgtgatagaggaaaaaaaatggcaaGGTATTACAAAGTAAAAACTTCAGAatgctttctctgttttctggcATTTCATTTTCCGAACTTGACTGCACAAAGTGAGTCTCAAATGGTGCTATAATTGGTCAAAGCTGCTGATTCTCCCCAGAATTCCCTTTGCAGAGATGCAATTGATAATTAGGGAAGAGAGCCACATCTGTACTTTGTTGCATGCACAAGAATCTCCTCTTTGTTGTATGGCAAAATTATGTTAATAACTAAAGAGAAAGGTTTtaaaatgtgtctccacattcTCCATTCCTGCTGTGGTATGTCAGCCCAGTCCATTCATTATCTCTAGCTCTGATTTGAAGAGCATAGTTGTCAAAGTTGGCTTTTTAGATTTAGAGAagatttttgctttgcttttcagaAGCAGGTGGAGCAGGCTGAATTCGTTGTAATTTAACAGATTAATGTGGCACAGTAAGCAAACATTTCCTTTTGACTCCAGTGGGAGTCACAGCTCACGGAATTTTGAAAGCGTGGTGCAAATTGCACAAGGGGCTTGTGGTAAGCACAGCAGATGAAACTCAGGCAATTTGCCCAAGGATGATTCCTTGATCAAAGAAATGACCAGCTGGAACATGCTACTCACAGAAGTGTGAGTTTATGTGTACACAGGGTGAACCATCAGTTCATTTTGGAAAAATCTAAGTTCACTCTAAGAAGATAGGGGAGGGATAAGGGAAAGCAAAATTGGAGGAGTTTGTTAGCCATACTCACTCCAGAGTGTCATTCCTGAAAGGGTAGAGGTATTCTCCATCACCTGTGTCACACAGAGGACCCCCAATCAGCCCCAACAAAGAGATGACCACACAATATGCTCCTCCTGCAAATCCCATCACAGACAGGATCACTGACAGCAGCATCTGAAAGGGAAAAGACCTTCAACATTGTGTGCACAAAGGTTTGAGTAGCATGGAGAACTCACAGTGAATGAGAAAGAATTCTCTTTCTTGTCTCTTACTTTATGCTGAAATACTACTGCTACTAAATTTGTGGGAGTAAAAAATAGTTGACTTTTTCTGACTCTTGGAGCTTTCCTAGATGTTAAAGAACTTATTGAGTTTTATGCTTAAGCTATTAATTATGAAAAATctggtgagttttctttcaaAAGACAGTATAAGGCTAATCCTGGCTAGATCTGTTCTGTATCATGTACCTTGGCGTTTCCAACTCTTCACCTTTCTTGGCCCTTGCACCAACAGAAAAAGGCAAGCAACTACTGAACCAGGTATGAAAGCAATAAAAGATAGATTAATTGTTTTTGCTAATTGATGGAAAGCAAAAAAGcctttctttttgctgctttCCTTCATTTTGCAACACCATGACATGTGATTACCACTTCTCAGGTTGAGAAATCTAATTGTGCTGCATGTGGCAACAAACCAGCAGTGACTTCAAATTGTATGTAATGCATTCATGTTTTACATCAGCCACTCTCACAGAAATGTTACCTTTACTCCATTCTGGGTAGTTTTCCAGTAATGAATGGGATGTATCTGGTTGCTGTTTGTCTATAGAAACAAAA
This genomic window contains:
- the LOC134414368 gene encoding transmembrane 4 L6 family member 1-like, translating into MCTGKCSKCIGITLFPLAVCAIVSNILLYFPNGQVLQLSEITDLVWFFHGILGAGILVILPAFMMLGAGGAGCCANRCGMLLSVILSVMGFAGGAYCVVISLLGLIGGPLCDTGDGEYLYPFRNDTLEDNYLFNQTTWSICKQPENIILWNIVLFSILLVIGVIEAILCFIQVINGLTGFICGTCMRRRKTNISGM